The proteins below are encoded in one region of Streptomyces cyanogenus:
- a CDS encoding exo-beta-N-acetylmuramidase NamZ family protein, whose protein sequence is MPLSRRTLLASTTMTALPSRVPHREHLRTGFERLAAAGYSVLGGQRVGIVTNPTGITTDARHVVDVMHQDPRVELTAVFGPEHGFRGTAQAGGSEGRYDDPATGLPVYDTYLKSGRPLADIFTASGVDTVVFDIQDVGARFYTYIWTLYDCMEAAQLAGRRFVVLDRPNPVTGREALGPVLHKEFATFVGRQPIAQAHGMTVAELARLFNGEFLTTPVPLETVRMTGWRRSRFYDASGLPWVPPSPNMPTPDTALVYSGTCMFEGTNLSEGRGTTRPFELLGAEGVDGRWAAAANELGLPGVRFREAYFTPTFSKFQGRTVGGVQIHLTDRAAYDPVRTGIALLVTARKVWSGFAWRSDNWIDKLTGSARVRTMIDAGAGTDEVTGAWQEELAAFRRIRKEYLLYE, encoded by the coding sequence ATGCCCCTGTCCCGACGGACCCTCCTCGCATCGACCACGATGACAGCCCTGCCGTCGCGGGTGCCGCACCGCGAGCACCTCCGCACCGGCTTCGAAAGACTCGCAGCCGCCGGCTACTCGGTACTCGGCGGCCAGCGCGTCGGCATCGTCACCAACCCCACCGGCATCACCACGGACGCCCGGCACGTCGTCGACGTCATGCACCAGGACCCCCGCGTCGAGCTGACGGCCGTCTTCGGCCCGGAGCACGGCTTCCGCGGCACCGCCCAGGCCGGCGGTTCCGAGGGCCGCTACGACGACCCCGCCACCGGCCTCCCGGTGTACGACACGTACCTCAAGAGCGGCCGGCCGCTCGCCGACATCTTCACCGCCTCCGGCGTCGACACCGTCGTCTTCGACATCCAGGACGTCGGCGCCCGCTTCTACACCTACATCTGGACCCTCTACGACTGCATGGAGGCGGCCCAGCTCGCCGGCAGGCGCTTCGTCGTCCTGGACCGCCCCAACCCGGTGACCGGCCGCGAGGCCCTCGGCCCGGTCCTGCACAAGGAGTTCGCCACCTTCGTCGGCCGCCAGCCGATCGCGCAGGCGCACGGGATGACCGTCGCGGAGCTGGCCCGCCTGTTCAACGGGGAGTTCCTGACCACGCCGGTCCCCCTGGAGACCGTACGCATGACGGGCTGGAGACGCTCCCGGTTCTACGACGCCTCCGGCCTGCCCTGGGTGCCGCCGAGCCCGAACATGCCCACCCCGGACACCGCGCTGGTGTACTCCGGCACCTGCATGTTCGAGGGCACCAACCTCTCCGAGGGGCGCGGCACGACCCGGCCCTTCGAACTCCTCGGTGCCGAGGGCGTCGACGGGCGCTGGGCCGCCGCCGCGAACGAACTGGGGCTCCCGGGCGTGCGGTTCCGGGAGGCGTACTTCACGCCCACGTTCTCCAAGTTCCAGGGCAGGACCGTCGGCGGGGTGCAGATCCACCTGACCGACCGGGCCGCCTACGACCCCGTGCGCACCGGGATCGCGCTGCTGGTGACGGCCCGGAAGGTGTGGAGCGGCTTCGCCTGGCGGTCCGACAACTGGATCGACAAGCTCACCGGCTCCGCCAGGGTGCGCACGATGATCGACGCGGGCGCCGGCACGGACGAGGTCACGGGCGCCTGGCAGGAGGAGCTCGCCGCGTTCCGGCGGATTCGAAAGGAATATCTCCTCTACGAGTGA
- a CDS encoding serine-threonine protein kinase — protein sequence MADAGMSVTPYWELTFDADGDPDGPERDRLLAQVAEHGVRDLIVFSHGWNNDRSGATALYRRFFAPIPKLAPKARLGYVGVIWPSMRFSDEPIPDFPRSVAAVEAEAAPRPALDKDTRRALLETFPGRAPVLDQLARMLDERPGGAQGLTEFGRLVRLLLDPDGRPDVADTDEEGEPAMFGGDPVTVCEQFAEALAALGPEGGGAGFSLPNPWDGAKELLRQATYYRMKRRAGTVGERGLGPVLGQLAGVAPGVRVHLAGHSFGGRLVAFALRGLPAGVSTVKSVTLFQGAFSHYAFADRLPHAPDRSGALKGRQRYVDGPLVCCYSHFDAALGTFYPLASRLAGDDRACAGSEIAAVLGPRWGAMGHDGVQAVPDTARLDLAAALGGALPASGCVNVDAAAVVRRGGAPSGAHGDIVHPELARLVLAAGGIT from the coding sequence ATGGCGGATGCTGGGATGAGCGTGACTCCCTACTGGGAGCTGACCTTCGACGCGGACGGGGACCCGGACGGCCCCGAACGCGACCGGCTGCTGGCGCAGGTCGCGGAGCACGGCGTCCGCGACCTGATCGTCTTCTCGCACGGCTGGAACAACGACCGTTCGGGCGCGACCGCCCTGTACCGCCGTTTCTTCGCCCCGATCCCGAAGCTGGCCCCGAAGGCGCGGCTCGGGTACGTCGGCGTGATCTGGCCGTCGATGCGGTTCAGCGACGAACCGATCCCGGACTTCCCGAGGTCCGTGGCGGCCGTGGAGGCGGAGGCGGCACCGCGCCCGGCACTGGACAAGGACACCCGGCGCGCCCTGCTGGAGACCTTTCCGGGCCGGGCGCCCGTGCTGGACCAGCTGGCCCGGATGCTGGACGAACGGCCCGGCGGCGCTCAGGGGCTGACCGAGTTCGGACGGCTGGTGCGGCTGCTGCTGGACCCGGACGGACGGCCGGACGTGGCCGACACGGACGAGGAGGGCGAACCGGCCATGTTCGGCGGGGATCCGGTGACCGTGTGCGAGCAGTTCGCCGAGGCCCTGGCCGCGCTGGGACCGGAGGGCGGCGGGGCGGGATTCAGCCTGCCGAATCCCTGGGACGGAGCGAAGGAGCTGCTGCGGCAGGCGACGTACTACCGGATGAAACGGCGGGCCGGGACGGTCGGCGAGCGGGGGCTCGGGCCGGTCCTCGGGCAGCTGGCCGGGGTGGCGCCGGGGGTGCGGGTGCACCTGGCCGGGCACAGCTTCGGCGGCCGGCTGGTGGCATTCGCGCTGCGCGGGCTGCCCGCGGGCGTGAGCACGGTGAAGTCGGTGACCCTGTTCCAGGGGGCCTTCTCGCACTACGCGTTCGCGGACCGGCTGCCGCACGCCCCGGACCGGTCCGGGGCGCTCAAGGGCCGGCAGCGGTACGTCGACGGACCGCTGGTGTGCTGCTACTCGCACTTCGACGCGGCCCTCGGCACGTTCTACCCGCTGGCCTCCCGGCTCGCCGGGGACGACCGCGCGTGCGCGGGCAGCGAGATCGCGGCCGTGCTCGGGCCGCGCTGGGGGGCCATGGGGCACGACGGGGTGCAGGCCGTGCCGGACACCGCCCGGCTGGACCTGGCGGCGGCCCTCGGCGGCGCGCTGCCCGCGTCCGGCTGTGTGAACGTGGACGCGGCGGCCGTCGTCCGACGCGGAGGCGCGCCGTCCGGGGCACACGGCGACATCGTGCACCCCGAACTGGCGCGGCTGGTCCTGGCGGCGGGCGGGATCACCTGA
- a CDS encoding penicillin acylase family protein, which yields MPRRTPRITLDRQRTSRRLPGFLKTASVCVLVAGLLSPLTRAAVAAPGATAANDYCGGQCSDILPPGENGNATLAQILLNQAFGTQPAHAEDQLGPYANLATGYKGLTDATINSFFNDSSFGVPADQVASTEKPAGRGDVTIVRDKKTGVPHITGTTRYGTEFGAGFAAAEDRLWLMDVFRHVGRGRLTSFAGGAPANQGLEQQFYRSAPYTEADLQAQIDNAVAKAGARGQQALADVKAYIDGVNAYIDASDRGRYFPGEYVLTGHKDSITNAGTIEHFKVTDLVALASVIGSLFGSGGGGEVNNALSLLAAQAEYGVEEGTRVWESFRERNDPEAVLTVHNGESFPYGARPADAQGEALPDAGSVTEEPLVHDRTGSAGSAAARSAAATAAKTALGSARRGMSNALVVSGKYTASGHPIAVFGPQTGYFAPQLLMLQEIQGPGISARGASFAGLSMYVELGRGQDYSWSATTSGQDIIDTYAVELCQDDYHYLYHGTCTAMEKIEQKNAWKPTTADGTAEGSYTMRVWRTRYGPVEYRATVGGKKVAYTTLRSSYLHEADSIIGFQMLNDPDYVKGPEDFQSAAQHINYTFNWFYADSRHTAYYNSGDNPVRAGGVDTEFPVWAQPAYEWRNWDPATNTADYTPASAHPNSVDQDYYVSWNNKQAEDYTTASWGDGSVHRGNLLDDRVKKLVAAGGVTRTKLVQAMADAGLADLRAEDVLPKLLKVVDSSPVTDSTAAAAVGRLRAWVTAGAKRTETSAGSKTYAYADAIRILDAWWPLLVKAEFQPGLGDGLYTAITNNLPVDEAPSAGHGPTGSHAGSAFQYGWWSYVDKDIRSVLGESVQGPLARKYCGDGSLTACRDILIGTLKQAAGLTAAQVYPGDEQCSAGDQWCADSIVQRTLGGIKHGKIGWQNRPTFQQVVEYTSHR from the coding sequence ATGCCACGGCGAACCCCACGTATCACCCTTGACAGACAGAGAACGTCCCGCCGTCTCCCCGGGTTCCTGAAGACCGCGTCGGTATGCGTCCTCGTCGCCGGTCTTCTCTCCCCGCTCACCCGGGCCGCGGTGGCGGCGCCCGGCGCCACGGCCGCCAACGACTACTGCGGCGGCCAGTGTTCCGACATCCTGCCGCCCGGCGAGAACGGCAACGCGACGCTCGCCCAGATCCTGCTCAACCAGGCCTTCGGCACCCAGCCCGCGCACGCCGAGGACCAGCTCGGCCCCTACGCCAACCTGGCCACCGGCTACAAGGGCCTGACCGACGCCACGATCAACTCCTTCTTCAACGACTCCTCGTTCGGCGTCCCCGCCGACCAGGTCGCCTCCACCGAGAAGCCGGCCGGCCGCGGTGACGTGACGATCGTCCGCGACAAGAAGACCGGTGTGCCGCACATCACAGGAACCACCCGCTACGGCACCGAGTTCGGCGCCGGATTCGCGGCCGCCGAGGACCGGCTGTGGCTGATGGACGTCTTCCGGCACGTGGGCCGCGGCCGGCTGACCTCCTTCGCCGGCGGCGCCCCCGCCAACCAGGGCCTGGAGCAGCAGTTCTACCGCAGCGCCCCCTACACCGAGGCCGACCTCCAGGCGCAGATCGACAACGCGGTCGCCAAGGCCGGCGCCCGTGGCCAGCAGGCCCTCGCCGACGTCAAGGCCTACATCGACGGCGTCAACGCCTACATCGACGCCTCCGACCGCGGCCGCTACTTCCCCGGCGAGTACGTCCTGACCGGCCACAAGGACTCGATCACCAACGCCGGCACCATAGAACACTTCAAGGTCACCGACCTGGTGGCGCTGGCCTCCGTGATCGGCTCGCTGTTCGGCTCCGGCGGGGGCGGGGAGGTGAACAACGCCCTCTCACTGCTGGCCGCCCAGGCCGAGTACGGAGTCGAGGAGGGCACCCGGGTCTGGGAGTCCTTCCGCGAACGCAACGACCCCGAGGCGGTGCTCACCGTCCACAACGGCGAGAGCTTCCCCTACGGCGCCAGACCCGCCGACGCCCAGGGCGAGGCCCTGCCCGACGCCGGCTCGGTCACCGAGGAACCGCTCGTCCACGACCGCACCGGCAGCGCCGGCAGCGCGGCCGCGAGGAGCGCCGCCGCCACCGCCGCGAAGACCGCCCTCGGCTCCGCGCGACGCGGCATGTCCAACGCCCTCGTGGTGAGCGGCAAGTACACCGCGAGCGGCCACCCGATCGCCGTCTTCGGACCGCAGACCGGCTACTTCGCCCCGCAGCTGCTCATGCTCCAGGAGATCCAGGGCCCCGGCATCAGCGCCCGCGGAGCCTCCTTCGCGGGCCTGAGCATGTACGTCGAACTCGGCCGCGGCCAGGACTACTCCTGGAGCGCCACCACGTCCGGCCAGGACATCATCGACACCTACGCGGTCGAGCTGTGCCAGGACGACTACCACTACCTGTACCACGGCACCTGCACGGCGATGGAGAAGATCGAGCAGAAGAACGCCTGGAAGCCGACCACCGCCGACGGCACCGCCGAGGGGTCGTACACCATGCGCGTGTGGCGGACCAGGTACGGGCCGGTGGAGTACCGGGCGACCGTCGGCGGCAAGAAGGTCGCCTACACCACCCTGCGCTCCTCCTACCTGCACGAGGCCGACTCGATCATCGGCTTCCAGATGCTGAACGACCCCGACTACGTCAAGGGCCCGGAGGACTTCCAGAGCGCGGCGCAGCACATCAACTACACCTTCAACTGGTTCTACGCCGACTCCCGGCACACCGCCTACTACAACAGCGGTGACAACCCGGTCCGGGCCGGCGGGGTCGACACCGAGTTCCCCGTGTGGGCGCAGCCGGCGTACGAGTGGCGGAACTGGGACCCGGCCACCAACACCGCCGACTACACCCCGGCCTCCGCGCACCCCAACTCCGTCGACCAGGACTACTACGTCTCCTGGAACAACAAGCAGGCCGAGGACTACACGACCGCGTCCTGGGGCGACGGCTCGGTCCACCGCGGGAACCTGCTGGACGACCGGGTCAAGAAGCTGGTCGCGGCGGGCGGGGTGACCCGTACCAAGCTCGTGCAGGCCATGGCGGACGCGGGTCTCGCCGACCTGCGCGCCGAGGACGTGCTGCCGAAGCTGCTCAAGGTGGTCGACTCCTCGCCGGTGACCGACTCCACGGCCGCCGCGGCGGTGGGCCGGCTCCGGGCATGGGTGACCGCGGGCGCCAAGCGCACGGAGACGTCGGCCGGTTCGAAGACCTACGCCTACGCCGACGCGATCCGCATCCTGGACGCCTGGTGGCCGCTGCTGGTCAAGGCGGAGTTCCAGCCGGGGCTCGGCGACGGCCTGTACACCGCGATCACCAACAACCTGCCGGTCGACGAGGCGCCGTCCGCCGGCCACGGCCCGACCGGCTCGCACGCCGGCAGCGCCTTCCAGTACGGCTGGTGGAGCTACGTCGACAAGGACATCCGGTCGGTGCTCGGCGAGTCCGTCCAGGGGCCGCTCGCCCGGAAGTACTGCGGCGACGGGAGCCTCACCGCCTGCCGGGACATCCTGATCGGCACCCTGAAGCAGGCGGCCGGACTGACCGCCGCGCAGGTCTACCCGGGCGACGAACAGTGCTCGGCAGGCGACCAGTGGTGCGCCGACTCGATCGTCCAGCGCACCCTGGGCGGCATCAAGCACGGCAAGATCGGCTGGCAGAACCGACCGACGTTCCAGCAGGTCGTGGAGTACACGTCCCACCGGTGA
- a CDS encoding 3-keto-5-aminohexanoate cleavage protein yields the protein MVQVCLNGCRSAADGAGVPMSPEDLARSAAEAVAAGATSVHVHPKSPCGRDSLSARVLGPALEAIRARVEVPVGVTTGAWAEPDPAARLDRVRAWSVLPDFASVNWHEPGAEEVAEELLARGVAVEAGIWSGTGAAGRFAGSPLGPRVLRVLAEVTDPDPATAEASARALLAELGPAHGRPVLLHGEEGGTWPVLRLAGRLGLATRIGLEDTLLLPDGRRAASNAQLVREAFAQYGWSRRSS from the coding sequence ATGGTGCAGGTGTGTCTGAACGGGTGCCGCTCGGCCGCCGACGGCGCGGGCGTCCCGATGTCCCCCGAGGATCTGGCGCGTTCGGCCGCCGAAGCGGTGGCGGCCGGGGCCACCTCCGTGCATGTCCATCCGAAGTCGCCGTGCGGGCGGGACAGTCTCTCCGCGCGCGTCCTCGGCCCGGCGCTGGAGGCGATACGGGCGCGGGTGGAGGTGCCGGTCGGCGTGACCACCGGTGCCTGGGCCGAGCCCGACCCGGCGGCCCGGCTCGACCGGGTGCGCGCCTGGTCGGTGCTGCCCGACTTCGCCTCCGTCAACTGGCACGAGCCGGGCGCCGAGGAGGTCGCCGAGGAGCTGCTCGCCAGGGGTGTGGCCGTGGAGGCGGGCATCTGGTCGGGCACCGGGGCAGCGGGGCGCTTCGCGGGCTCGCCGCTCGGGCCGAGGGTGCTGCGCGTGCTGGCCGAGGTGACCGACCCGGACCCGGCGACCGCCGAGGCGTCGGCGCGGGCGCTGCTGGCGGAGCTGGGCCCGGCACACGGCCGGCCGGTGCTGCTGCACGGCGAGGAGGGCGGCACCTGGCCGGTGCTCCGGCTGGCGGGCCGGCTGGGCCTGGCCACCCGGATCGGCCTGGAGGACACCCTGCTGCTGCCGGACGGCCGACGGGCCGCGTCCAACGCTCAGCTGGTGCGGGAGGCGTTCGCCCAGTACGGGTGGTCCCGGCGCTCCTCGTAG
- a CDS encoding RNA ligase (ATP), with product MSTLRVTAEVLTVHEHPNADALELAQVGLYRAVVAKGAYRTGEAAVYIPEQAVLPAGLIEELGLTGRLAGGESNRVKAVRLRGELSQGLVCRPKALADVDLARAAAEGTDFAERLGITKWVPPVPPTMNGDVEPAPDLLPWVDIENIQRYPDIFTPGEPVVLTEKLHGSACLLTYVAGEGRVYVSSKGFGAKSLALREDPRNLYWRAVRGHGVAEAAARLCERLGARRVGIFGEVYGAGVQDLSYGADGRRDTLGYAAFDVSAEVDGAVRWLDAAELLEGELPLAPRLYCGPYAVERVLEFTSGRETVSGRGLHLREGVVIRPAVERYSAVTGGRAIAKAVSPAYLTRKGGTEYE from the coding sequence ATGTCCACACTGCGGGTCACCGCCGAAGTGCTGACCGTCCACGAGCATCCGAACGCCGACGCGCTGGAGCTGGCCCAGGTGGGCCTGTACCGGGCCGTCGTCGCCAAGGGCGCGTACCGCACCGGCGAGGCCGCCGTCTACATCCCCGAGCAGGCGGTCCTGCCGGCCGGGCTGATCGAGGAGCTGGGACTGACCGGGCGGCTGGCGGGCGGCGAGTCCAACCGGGTCAAGGCGGTGCGGCTGCGCGGTGAGCTGTCGCAGGGCCTCGTGTGCCGGCCGAAGGCGCTCGCGGACGTCGACCTCGCGCGGGCGGCCGCGGAGGGGACCGACTTCGCCGAGCGGCTGGGCATCACCAAGTGGGTGCCGCCGGTTCCGCCGACGATGAACGGGGACGTGGAACCGGCACCGGACCTGCTGCCCTGGGTCGACATCGAGAACATCCAGCGCTACCCGGACATCTTCACGCCGGGCGAACCGGTCGTCCTCACGGAGAAGCTGCACGGTTCGGCCTGCCTGCTGACGTATGTCGCCGGCGAGGGGCGCGTGTACGTCTCCTCCAAGGGCTTCGGCGCCAAGTCCCTGGCGCTGAGGGAGGATCCACGGAACCTGTACTGGCGGGCGGTGCGCGGGCACGGCGTCGCCGAGGCCGCGGCGCGGCTCTGCGAGCGGCTCGGTGCCCGGCGGGTCGGCATCTTCGGGGAGGTGTACGGCGCGGGCGTGCAGGACCTGTCGTACGGCGCGGACGGGCGGCGGGACACGCTGGGGTACGCGGCGTTCGACGTCTCCGCGGAGGTGGACGGGGCGGTGCGGTGGCTCGACGCGGCCGAACTGCTGGAGGGCGAACTGCCGTTGGCGCCTCGGCTGTACTGCGGGCCGTACGCCGTCGAGCGGGTGCTGGAGTTCACCAGCGGGCGGGAGACGGTGTCCGGGCGGGGGCTGCATCTGCGGGAGGGCGTGGTGATACGGCCCGCGGTGGAGCGGTACAGCGCGGTGACGGGGGGCCGGGCGATCGCCAAGGCGGTGAGCCCGGCGTACCTGACGCGCAAGGGGGGCACCGAGTACGAGTAG
- the soxR gene encoding redox-sensitive transcriptional activator SoxR, with protein sequence MPQIPEKIHELTVGQLSARSGAAVSALHFYESKGLISSRRTPGNQRRYSRDTLRRVAFVRAAQRVGIPLATIRDALSELPEERTPTREDWARLSERWRSELEERIHQLNRLRDHLTDCIGCGCLSLETCVLSNPDDVFGERLTGSRLMAERR encoded by the coding sequence GTGCCCCAGATTCCCGAGAAGATCCACGAGCTGACCGTCGGCCAGTTGTCCGCACGCAGCGGAGCCGCGGTGTCCGCCCTGCACTTCTACGAGTCCAAAGGCCTGATCTCCAGCCGGCGCACCCCCGGCAACCAGCGCCGGTACAGCCGTGACACCCTGCGCCGGGTCGCCTTCGTCCGCGCGGCCCAGCGGGTGGGGATCCCGCTCGCCACGATTCGCGACGCCCTGTCCGAACTGCCCGAGGAGCGCACGCCCACCAGGGAGGACTGGGCGCGGCTGTCGGAGCGGTGGCGCTCGGAACTGGAGGAGCGGATCCACCAGCTGAACCGTCTGCGCGACCACCTCACCGACTGCATCGGCTGTGGCTGCCTCTCCCTGGAGACGTGCGTACTGTCCAACCCGGACGACGTGTTCGGCGAGCGGCTGACGGGGTCGCGCCTCATGGCCGAGCGGCGCTGA
- a CDS encoding MaoC family dehydratase yields MAEPRIFTSPDELRAAVGEQLGHTDWLEIDQKRIDLFAEATGDHQWIHVDPEKAAAGPFKTTIAHGYLTLSLIPLFGPQLIQVEGVKMGVNYGTNKVRFPSPVPVGSRVRATAKITGVEDVTGGVQVTVAFTVEREGGDKPVCVAESVARYYL; encoded by the coding sequence ATGGCAGAACCGAGGATCTTCACCTCCCCCGACGAGCTGCGGGCAGCCGTGGGCGAGCAGCTGGGCCACACCGACTGGCTGGAGATCGACCAGAAGCGGATCGACCTGTTCGCCGAGGCGACCGGGGACCACCAGTGGATCCACGTGGACCCGGAGAAGGCCGCCGCGGGACCGTTCAAGACCACCATCGCCCACGGTTACCTCACCCTGTCACTGATCCCGCTCTTCGGGCCGCAGCTCATCCAGGTCGAGGGCGTGAAGATGGGCGTCAACTACGGGACGAACAAGGTCCGCTTCCCCTCGCCCGTCCCCGTCGGCTCCCGGGTGCGTGCCACCGCGAAGATCACCGGCGTCGAGGACGTCACCGGCGGCGTGCAGGTGACGGTCGCGTTCACCGTGGAGCGCGAGGGCGGCGACAAGCCGGTGTGCGTCGCGGAGTCCGTGGCCCGGTACTACCTCTAG
- a CDS encoding TetR/AcrR family transcriptional regulator, whose protein sequence is MSTAEETTGGEVEPWEEVTPDAARRLLIAAVEAFAERGYHATTTRDIAGRAGMSPAALYIHYKTKEELLHRISRIGHDKALEILRTAARREGSARERLADAVGSFVRWHAGRRTTARVVQYELDALGPEARAEILALRQQVDAEVRGIIEDGVASGEFDVLDVKGTTLAVLSLCIDVARWFNVNGSRTPEEVGALYADLVLRMVGAD, encoded by the coding sequence ATGAGTACGGCGGAGGAGACGACCGGCGGCGAAGTGGAGCCGTGGGAAGAGGTCACCCCTGACGCGGCCCGGCGGCTGCTCATCGCCGCCGTGGAGGCCTTCGCCGAGCGTGGCTACCACGCGACGACGACCCGGGACATCGCGGGCCGCGCCGGCATGAGCCCGGCCGCGCTCTACATCCACTACAAGACCAAGGAAGAGCTGCTCCACCGGATCAGCCGGATCGGCCACGACAAGGCCCTGGAGATCCTGCGCACGGCGGCCCGCCGCGAGGGCAGCGCCAGGGAGCGGCTGGCCGACGCCGTCGGCTCCTTCGTCCGCTGGCACGCGGGGCGGCGCACCACCGCGCGGGTCGTGCAGTACGAACTCGACGCCCTCGGCCCCGAGGCCCGCGCCGAGATCCTCGCGCTGCGCCAGCAGGTGGACGCCGAGGTGCGCGGGATCATCGAGGACGGCGTGGCCTCGGGCGAGTTCGACGTGCTCGACGTCAAGGGGACCACGCTCGCCGTGCTGTCGCTCTGCATCGACGTGGCCCGCTGGTTCAACGTGAACGGCTCGCGCACCCCCGAGGAGGTCGGCGCGCTCTACGCCGACCTCGTGCTGCGCATGGTCGGGGCGGACTAG
- a CDS encoding YiaA/YiaB family inner membrane protein, protein MSDTPVKQQSTAAFYGQAVASFAIAMAATAIGIFRLDADAWVRGFLAIAVLYLVTSAFTLAKVIRDRQEAGQLVSRVDQARLEKLLADHDPFEKL, encoded by the coding sequence ATGAGTGACACACCGGTCAAGCAGCAGAGCACGGCCGCGTTCTACGGCCAGGCCGTCGCCTCCTTCGCGATCGCCATGGCGGCCACCGCCATCGGCATCTTCCGGCTCGACGCCGACGCCTGGGTGCGCGGCTTCCTGGCGATCGCCGTCCTCTACCTCGTCACGTCCGCCTTCACTCTCGCGAAGGTCATCCGGGACCGGCAGGAGGCCGGGCAGCTCGTCAGTCGCGTCGACCAGGCCCGCCTGGAGAAGCTGCTCGCCGACCACGACCCCTTCGAGAAGCTCTGA
- a CDS encoding acyl-CoA dehydrogenase family protein, which yields MNLGLGEEQTAVRRLARDFVEREIAPHTVAWDRAEEVDRAIVKKLGEVGFLGLTVDEEYGGSGGDHLSYCLVTEELGRGDSSVRGIVSVSLGLVAKTIAAWGSEEQKRRWLPGLTSGEYVGCFGLTEPGTGSDAGNLTTRAVRDGDDYVVNGTKMFITNGTWADVVLLFARSTDTPGHKGVSAFLIPTDTPGLTRRTIHGKLGLRGQATAELVLEDVRVPASAMLGEEGKGFSVAMSALAKGRMSVAAGCVGIAQAALDAAVRYAGEREQFGKPIARHQLVQELISDIAVDVDAARLLTWRVADLIDRGQPFAVESSKAKLFASEAAVRAANNALQVFGGYGYIDEYPAGKLLRDARVMTLYEGTSQIQKLLIGRSLTGVSAF from the coding sequence GTGAACCTGGGGCTCGGCGAGGAGCAGACGGCCGTACGGCGGCTCGCCCGGGACTTCGTGGAGCGCGAGATCGCCCCGCACACCGTCGCCTGGGACCGTGCCGAGGAGGTCGACCGGGCCATCGTGAAGAAGCTCGGTGAGGTCGGTTTCCTCGGCCTGACCGTCGACGAGGAGTACGGCGGCTCCGGCGGCGACCACCTCTCCTACTGCCTGGTCACCGAGGAGCTGGGCCGCGGCGACTCCTCGGTCCGTGGGATCGTCTCCGTCTCCCTCGGGCTCGTCGCCAAGACGATCGCCGCCTGGGGGAGCGAGGAGCAGAAGCGGCGCTGGCTGCCGGGGCTCACCTCGGGCGAGTACGTCGGCTGCTTCGGCCTCACCGAGCCCGGCACCGGCTCCGACGCGGGCAACCTCACCACCCGGGCGGTGCGCGACGGCGACGACTACGTCGTGAACGGCACCAAGATGTTCATCACCAACGGCACCTGGGCCGACGTCGTCCTGCTCTTCGCCCGCTCCACCGACACCCCCGGCCACAAGGGCGTGTCGGCCTTCCTGATCCCCACCGACACCCCCGGCCTGACCCGCCGCACCATCCACGGCAAGCTCGGCCTGCGCGGCCAGGCCACCGCCGAACTCGTCCTGGAGGACGTGCGCGTGCCCGCCTCGGCGATGCTCGGCGAGGAGGGCAAGGGCTTCTCCGTCGCCATGTCCGCGCTGGCCAAGGGGCGGATGTCGGTGGCCGCGGGCTGTGTCGGCATAGCCCAGGCCGCGCTGGACGCGGCCGTCCGGTACGCCGGCGAGCGGGAGCAGTTCGGCAAGCCCATCGCCCGGCACCAGCTGGTGCAGGAGCTGATCAGCGACATCGCCGTCGACGTGGACGCGGCCCGGCTGCTGACCTGGCGGGTCGCCGACCTCATCGACCGCGGGCAGCCGTTCGCCGTCGAGTCCTCCAAGGCCAAGCTGTTCGCCTCCGAGGCCGCCGTGCGCGCCGCCAACAACGCCCTCCAGGTCTTCGGTGGCTACGGTTACATCGACGAGTACCCCGCCGGGAAACTCCTGCGCGACGCCCGCGTGATGACCCTCTACGAGGGCACCAGCCAGATCCAGAAGCTGCTCATCGGGCGCTCCCTGACCGGGGTTTCGGCCTTCTGA